In Juglans microcarpa x Juglans regia isolate MS1-56 chromosome 7D, Jm3101_v1.0, whole genome shotgun sequence, the following are encoded in one genomic region:
- the LOC121239284 gene encoding ABC transporter G family member 15-like — translation MEIEAGATSSTTGGGDEKVIWNGSPGHEKIRGTYLAWEDLTVVLPNFGKNKPTKRLLHGLSGYAEPGRIMAIMGPSGSGKSTLLDALAGRLSRNVVMTGNILFDGKKRRLDYGAVAYVTQEDVMLGTLTVKETITYSAHLRLPTKLTKEEVNSIVEGTIMEMGLQDCADRMIGNWHLRGISGGEKKRLSIALEILTRPRLLFLDEPTSGLDSASAFFVVQTLRTIARDGRTVISSIHQPSSEVFALFDDLFLLSTGETVYFGEAKMAVEFFAEAGFPCPSKRNPSDHFLRCVNSDFDLVTATLKGSQRFRSLTSLNQTHHVDAPSSSDPFMNLATSEIKAMLIETYRKSQYAKRARTRIQEISATEGLAHETKMASQTSWWKQLLTLTKRSSVNMSRDVGYYWLRIIIYIVVSICVGTVYYDIGNSYTSILARGACGGFVTGFMTFMSIGGFPSFIEEMKVFYRERLNGYYGVAVFILSNFLSSFPFLVAIALSTGTITYYMVKFRPGFSHYVFYSLNLYLCISVIESLMMVVASLVPNFLMGIVTGAGVIGIFMMTSGFFRLLSDLPKPFWRYPISYLSYGSWGLQGSYKNDLLGLEFDPLIPGDPKLKGKDVITQMYRMPIDHSKWWDLAALVLLLIFYRVLFFMILKFKEGASPLFHGFYSKRALHHLDKRPSFRKIPTFPSKRHQPLHSLSSQEGLNSPNSPN, via the exons ATGGAGATAGAGGCCGGGGCtactagtagtactactggtGGTGGTGATGAGAAGGTAATATGGAATGGATCACCAGGACATGAGAAGATTAGGGGGACATACTTGGCGTGGGAGGATCTGACGGTGGTGCTCCCTAACTTCGGGAAGAATAAACCCACTAAGAGGCTACTTCATGGCCTTAGTGGCTATGCTGAGCCAGGTAGAATTATGGCTATCATGGGTCCCTCTGGCTCTGGCAAATCCACTCTCCTTGATGCTTTagcag GTAGACTCTCAAGAAATGTTGTCATGACTGGAAATATTCTTTTCGACGGGAAGAAGAGAAGACTAGACTATGGTGCTGTT GCTTATGTGACTCAAGAGGATGTGATGTTAGGAACTCTCACTGTCAAGGAAACCATAACTTACTCAGCACATTTGAGGCTTCCAACTAAATTGACAAAAGAAGAAGTGAATAGCATTGTGGAAGGAACAATCATGGAAATGGGTCTCCAAGATTGTGCAGATAGGATGATTGGAAATTGGCATTTGAGAGGTATAAGTGGTGGGGAGAAGAAAAGACTAAGCATTGCACTTGAAATCCTCACACGACCTCGTTTATTGTTTCTTGATGAACCCACTAGCGGCCTTGACAGTGCCTCAGCTTTCTTCGTGGTTCAAACTCTCAGAACAATTGCTCGTGATGGAAGGACAGTTATCTCTTCCATTCACCAGCCAAGCAGTGAAGTCTTTGCACTCTTTGATGACCTTTTCTTACTGTCAACTGGTGAAACTGTGTATTTTGGGGAAGCAAAGATGGCAGTTGAG TTCTTTGCTGAGGCGGGGTTTCCATGTCCAAGTAAAAGGAATCCTTCAGATCACTTCCTACGTTGTGTCAATTCAGATTTTGACCTTGTAACTGCCACATTGAAAGGATCTCAAAGATTTCGTTCACTTACCAGTCTCAACCAAACGCATCATGTG GATGCGCCGAGCTCCTCAGATCCCTTCATGAATCTGGCTACATCAGAGATCAAAGCAATGCTTATTGAGACATACAGGAAATCACAGTATGCTAAAAGGGCAAGAACTAGGATTCAAGAAATATCAGCCACT GAAGGACTCGCGCATGAAACAAAAATGGCAAGTCAAACTAGTTGGTGGAAGCAACTTTTAACATTGACAAAGAGATCAAGTGTTAACATGTCCAGAGATGTGGGATATTACTGGTTGAGGATAATAATATACATAGTTGTATCTATTTGTGTTGGTACTGTCTACTATGATATTGGCAATAGCTACACCTCAATCTTGGCCAGAGGAGCCTGTGGTGGATTTGTGACAGGGTTTATGACATTTATGTCGATCGGAGGCTTTCCATCCTTCATCGAAGAGATGAAG GTCTTTTACCGGGAAAGGCTTAACGGGTATTATGGAGTAGCAGTGTTTATTCTATCCAACTTCCTCTCTTCATTCCCTTTCTTGGTTGCGATTGCACTTTCTACTGGGACTATTACTTACTACATGGTGAAGTTTCGACCAGGATTTTCTCATTACGTCTTCTACTCTCTTAATCTCTATCTCTGCATTTCTGTTATAGAGAGCCTCATGATGGTTGTAGCTTCTTTGGTTCCGAACTTCCTCATGGGAATTGTTACAGGAGCAGGAGTTATT GGAATCTTCATGATGACATCTGGTTTCTTCCGCTTGCTGTCTGATCTTCCGAAACCATTTTGGCGCTATCCAATTTCCTATCTAAGTTATGGCTCATGGGGTCTACAG GGCTCCTACAAGAACGACTTGCTTGGGCTTGAATTCGATCCTCTGATACCCGGTGACCCAAAACTGAAGGGCAAGGATGTTATCACACAAATGTATCGTATGCCCATAGATCATTCCAAGTGGTGGGACTTAGCTGCTCTGGTGCTTCTTCTTATATTTTACAGGGTACTTTTCTTCATGATTCTCAAGTTCAAGGAGGGAGCTTCACCATTATTTCATGGGTTTTATTCCAAGAGAGCCCTCCATCATCTCGATAAGAGGCCTTCTTTCAGGAAAATACCAACTTTCCCTTCCAAGAGGCACCAACCTCTCCATTCACTGTCTTCTCAAGAGGGTCTCAATTCTCCTAATTCACCAAATTAA